In Novipirellula galeiformis, one DNA window encodes the following:
- the pyrH gene encoding UMP kinase gives MPDGPQSDDTSSQAPLHYRRVVLKLSGESLADSGGRGISGEESGEIARQIKLAHDTGCQIAIVIGGGNILRGAQFSGSNSLVHEATAHYMGMLATIINSLAMQDALEAHGLQTRVMSAIPTDKIAETFIRRRALRHLNRGRVVILAAGIGNPFVTTDTAAAQRALEIEADVVLKATRVDGVYSDDPEKNPHAVLYESLTYADVMEKNLRVMDATAIALCSEHKKPIVVFNFKKNGNIVRAISGETVGTWIGAEKRT, from the coding sequence ATGCCTGACGGTCCCCAGTCGGATGACACCTCCTCCCAAGCTCCTCTGCATTACAGGCGAGTCGTCCTCAAGCTCAGCGGCGAAAGCCTCGCCGATTCCGGCGGCCGTGGAATCAGCGGTGAAGAGTCGGGAGAGATCGCTCGTCAAATTAAGTTGGCGCACGACACCGGTTGCCAAATCGCGATTGTGATTGGCGGCGGCAATATTCTTCGTGGAGCTCAATTCTCAGGCAGCAATTCGCTCGTCCACGAGGCGACGGCCCATTACATGGGGATGCTCGCCACGATCATCAATTCGCTCGCCATGCAAGACGCGCTCGAAGCCCATGGTTTGCAAACTCGCGTGATGTCGGCGATCCCTACGGATAAGATTGCCGAGACCTTCATCCGTCGCCGCGCCCTTCGTCATCTGAACCGAGGTCGCGTCGTGATTTTAGCGGCGGGTATCGGCAATCCGTTTGTGACCACCGACACCGCGGCTGCACAACGGGCTTTGGAGATCGAAGCCGACGTGGTGCTCAAGGCCACTCGCGTGGACGGCGTCTATAGCGATGACCCAGAAAAGAACCCTCATGCGGTCCTTTACGAATCCCTCACCTATGCCGATGTGATGGAAAAGAACTTGCGAGTGATGGACGCGACTGCAATTGCCTTATGTAGCGAACACAAGAAACCGATCGTTGTTTTTAACTTCAAAAAGAATGGAAACATCGTTCGAGCGATTTCTGGTGAAACGGTCGGCACCTGGATCGGCGCTGAAAAGCGAACGTAA
- the rpsB gene encoding 30S ribosomal protein S2, with amino-acid sequence MASPSTPASPIVQEMIEAGVHFGHRTSLWNPKMAPYIFGRKNQIHIMDIRETLRGMLRAKKYLSQVAAGGSLILFVGTKRQAGEALEEQSLRCGMPFVSERWLGGTLTNFRTIRSRLGRLEELESMRSSGAMDNYSKKMQSALNREYRKMYRNLNGLRTMNRLPECLFIVDPGKERNAVREAKRLGITTVALIDTDSDPSQIDLPIPGNDDGIRSIELIMKQLADAVIAGKGQSATESGAQPEQVKPTGTEAAMVAAATESQTPATEG; translated from the coding sequence ATGGCCAGTCCATCCACTCCAGCAAGCCCCATCGTCCAAGAAATGATCGAAGCGGGGGTCCATTTCGGTCACCGCACGAGCTTGTGGAACCCGAAGATGGCTCCGTACATCTTCGGCCGCAAAAACCAGATTCACATCATGGACATCCGCGAGACCCTTCGCGGCATGTTGCGAGCCAAGAAATACTTGAGCCAAGTCGCTGCGGGCGGTAGCCTGATCTTGTTCGTTGGCACCAAGCGTCAAGCTGGCGAAGCGCTCGAAGAGCAATCGCTCCGCTGTGGAATGCCATTTGTCAGCGAGCGTTGGCTCGGCGGCACGTTGACCAACTTCCGCACCATTCGCAGCCGCCTTGGCCGTTTGGAAGAATTGGAAAGCATGCGTTCGAGTGGCGCCATGGACAACTACAGCAAGAAGATGCAGTCCGCCCTGAACCGCGAGTACCGCAAGATGTACCGCAACTTGAACGGTTTGCGAACGATGAACCGTTTGCCGGAATGCTTGTTCATCGTTGACCCAGGTAAAGAGCGTAACGCGGTTCGCGAAGCCAAGCGTCTCGGTATCACGACCGTCGCCCTGATTGATACCGATAGCGATCCATCGCAGATCGACTTGCCGATTCCCGGCAACGATGACGGTATCCGCAGCATCGAGTTGATCATGAAGCAACTTGCCGACGCGGTCATCGCTGGCAAGGGGCAATCCGCAACCGAAAGTGGTGCTCAACCTGAGCAAGTCAAGCCAACCGGCACGGAAGCTGCGATGGTTGCCGCCGCGACTGAATCGCAAACGCCAGCAACCGAAGGTTAG
- the tsf gene encoding translation elongation factor Ts, whose product MADITAAAVKAFRERTGLPMMDCKKALTEAGGDEEKAVELLRKKGQTLADSRSDRETAFGRFGLYIGTDKKVGAMVELLCESAPVTTNEQFIQLAADLAEQLATGPGAATADELLAQPSPSQAGISMATQKDDMFNRIREVFKVGRMIRVEGSCGGYMHHAGTTAGVLVEIEGGNDDAAKDVSMHIAAMRPESLSKESIDPAVVASEREVLLEAAIAEGKPQNIAEKMVGGRMQKFYAERCLLEQPFVKDDKQSVGEYAKSNDMTVKNYWHWVIGEKVDA is encoded by the coding sequence ATGGCTGATATCACTGCGGCAGCGGTGAAGGCGTTCCGTGAGCGTACGGGATTGCCGATGATGGACTGCAAAAAAGCGTTGACCGAAGCGGGTGGCGATGAAGAAAAGGCAGTGGAGTTGCTTCGCAAGAAGGGACAAACTCTCGCTGATTCACGTAGCGACCGCGAAACAGCGTTCGGCCGTTTTGGCCTTTACATCGGCACGGACAAAAAAGTCGGTGCGATGGTGGAACTGCTGTGCGAAAGCGCTCCTGTGACCACAAACGAGCAATTCATTCAACTTGCTGCGGATCTAGCCGAGCAACTTGCCACCGGTCCTGGTGCAGCGACCGCGGATGAACTGCTTGCCCAACCATCGCCTTCGCAAGCGGGCATTTCGATGGCGACGCAAAAAGACGACATGTTCAATCGCATTCGCGAAGTCTTCAAAGTGGGTCGCATGATTCGCGTCGAAGGCAGCTGTGGCGGTTACATGCACCACGCCGGTACGACTGCGGGTGTGTTGGTCGAAATCGAAGGTGGCAACGACGATGCAGCGAAAGATGTTTCGATGCACATCGCCGCAATGCGTCCAGAAAGCTTGAGCAAGGAATCGATTGATCCTGCGGTCGTCGCTAGCGAGCGAGAAGTGTTGCTCGAAGCGGCCATCGCCGAAGGCAAGCCACAGAACATCGCTGAAAAGATGGTCGGTGGTCGGATGCAAAAGTTCTATGCTGAGCGTTGCTTGCTTGAGCAACCGTTCGTCAAAGACGACAAGCAATCCGTTGGCGAGTACGCCAAGTCCAACGACATGACCGTCAAGAACTATTGGCACTGGGTCATCGGCGAAAAAGTCGACGCGTAA